The Panicum virgatum strain AP13 chromosome 3N, P.virgatum_v5, whole genome shotgun sequence genome includes the window GTTGGAGTGCGCGGTGCTGGGCGAGGAGGTCAGGGACGTGCTCCTGCGGGAGGGCGCCCGCCGGCGCGAGCGGCACGACCGGCTGCAGCAGTGGGCTCTGTGCACGGGAGACACGAgcaggcgcggccggcggcggagcacgcGCGGGAGGTCGGCCTCCGGGACGCCCGCCTCTTCCGTCAGGAACCGGAGCGCGACCCCGATGGTCTCCGCGGGCACGGACAGCAGCTCCGGGCACATCCCCGCCGCGCCCCAGAGGTCCGCGGGAGGCACGCCAGCCGCGAGCAGCACCGCTGCGGCGTCAGCGGACacgggcggcgacggcagcaCGGGCTCCCGGCCGgtagcggcgacggcgacggcggcgcggcgggcgcagaCGGGAGCCCCGGGACGGCAAGGCTGGTGGGCCTGGTCCGCAGCGCGATGGCGGCGGGAGGCCGGCGTGGCGCAGCAAGAGCTCCTCCACGACCGGCTGCAGCAGTGGGCTCTGCGCAcggaagaggagggaggaggaggatgggaggagcgccggcgagggagtGGGTGGCGCCGGccagggaggaaggagggccgCTGCCATTCCGCCCcgctgcgcgcgcgccgccgcggctccggCCCGCCGCGTGGAGCTCGcctgcccctgctcctccacctcctccactgcTGCCAAGCTCCCCAGCCTCCACCGACGCCGCGctcccggccgcctcctcccggAAGCCGCGCAGGGCGAGGAGCACAGGGGGAGGGCGaggaggcctcctcctcctctggtccgccgccgcatcctcctCTTCCAGCTGGATGCATTCGAGGAGAGAGGGGATGTATTTTTGCATCCCCTCTCTCCTCTAAACGCAAAATGCATCGCCTGATGCTTTGTTTGTCGGAGGACGGATCTGGCATGCACAGTGGCGAGCGCGAGGCAAAATTACTTTTGCCTCGCATTGTTGGGGTCAGTCTAACTGCATAGGCCTGCAAGCCTCTTGTTCTTTTCAAGCTGCCCGGAGCTAGTGGGGCACTGGGCATGCTGCAGTGTGCAGTGTTTGCTTGCTGGAGGAGGAGACCAGCAGGCCAGAAGAGCTGCCGCTTGCAGCCTTTGCAGTTGCATCAGAGCTGGAGTGGCAGCTGGAGCTGGAATCAAAGCTTCTTCAGCACCAAGCAAGCGACCATCACATCGTGCCCCAGGCCCCACCGCCATGGCCGGAGCTTGTGGTACAAGGGCATGGCACGGATCAGGGGCAACCGGGCAAACACCAAGGTccaagggaggagggggagggaatGGGATGGGAGCGTTGCAGGTCACTGTAGTGAGATCACCCACAGCCTGGCTCTCTTTAGTTTGAAACTAGAAACATAGGCGCTGCATTGCCGCGCCGACCCAAGCTATCTCATAAACAGTTAGCCAGCTTGTCATCAACATTGACAATGTGTTGGTTAAATTACATTTCATTTTGTGGTTATAATTTAAGTAGATAGAAGCATTACATTTATAGCAGCAAACTGCAATTGAGAAATCCAATGATATATGAATGTTGTGTTTGCTACGAGCTCTTTCTCTGAAATTCGGTTCATAGCACTATGTCATCTGCTACgaagagaagaaaaacaagagCAACACAATGCTTATCTTCTTTTAAGAACAATTTTCAAACGAGCTGTTGAAATGTCTTTTAAGAACAATTATCGAACAAGCAGTTGAAAATTATTTACGTTGTTGAATGGGGCTCTAAAGCATAGCTCTAAATACCATTCCTTCTTCTCTAAAATTTTTTTAGCCTAAGTCCTGGAACGCGTGTTGGGGAGCTGGCCGCTGGGAGCTGCGATGTGGGCATGTGGCCTCGGTCCTGGAACGTGACACTGAACGTCAAAAGAATTTGGTCGATTATCTTTCAGGTGGTACGTGTAGCTGTTTTGAAATTTCGCTGTTGTTTCTGAAGCTTTATTCTCTATTAGCCATATATTACTAGCTGGACTATTTTGGTTATTGCTTTTAGCCCTGCCATCTTTTTCGGTAAACTCTGTTCCAGCTATTGAACGGAACGGATGCACCAT containing:
- the LOC120666862 gene encoding oleosin-B6-like → MQKYIPSLLECIQLEEEDAAADQRRRRPPRPPPVLLALRGFREEAAGSAASVEAGELGSSGGGGGAGAGELHAAGRSRGGARAAGRNGSGPPSSLAGATHSLAGAPPILLLPPLPCAEPTAAAGRGGALAAPRRPPAAIALRTRPTSLAVPGLPSAPAAPPSPSPLPAGSPCCRRRPCPLTPQRCCSRLACLPRTSGARRGCARSCCPCPRRPSGSRSGS